CATCGTCATCATTCAACGACAGCTAACTATCAAGTTAGCTAGCTGAGCATCGAGGCCAGAATGCAATTTATGTGCAATATCGCAATTAAGGATTTTGCTGGCGTGGTAGTAAATACAGGAGACCCGATATCCAGGTCAGGCCGACCGCAACCCAGAACAATACTGTTGCCGTCGACTGCACATGCTCACCGAGCGGCGCAATTAAGAAACTGATGGCAATAATTTGCACCACAGTTTTCACCTTGCCCCACATCGCTGCGCCCGGGACATTTTGACCACTCACACGCCAACCGGCGATCGTCAGTTCCCGCGCCAAAATCAGAAACACCCCCCAAGCCGGAACCCGGCCCCATTCCACCAATGCCATCAATGGGGCCAACACTAACAGCTTATCAACCAATGGATCCAGAAACTTTCCCAGCTCCGTGACTTGATTCAAGCGACGGGCCAGGTAGCCATCTAGCCAATCCGTACAAGCGGCGACCAAAAAGATCCCCAACATCCACCAACGCATTTCAGTTGTTTGCACCCGCAGGCCATACAACAGGAAAGGCACAGCTAAAAGTCGCGATACCGTAATCCAAGTGGGAAGATTCATAAACCCGATCGCCTGCGTGAAATGAAATAACAAAAAACTCTTCTATCGGCCTATTATCCGGTGCCAGCGAACACAAAAAAAGAGGGTCAAACCAAATTTGGTTTGACCCCATGTCACTAACTCAGGTAAACAGACACTTTGCACAGCGGCTTGACCCCGACCAATCTTGGCCAGTGTTTAGCAAGCACCATCCTTGTTAAACACCACCCAGACCGTCTTGAAAATTAGGTACAGGTCATAGCCAACAGACCATTCGTCTTGGTAAGACAGGTCCATCTTGACAATATCTTCGAAATCTTTGACCGAGGAACGGCCATTTACTTGCCAGACACCCGTGATGCCAGGCTTAACAGCCAACCGCTGCCAGTGATGCGGTGCATATTTTGCCACTTCATCCAAACTCGGTGGCCGGGTCCCCACGAGACTCATATCGCCCATCAGCACATTCCAGAACTGGGGAAACTCATCGAGACTCGTTTTACGCAGGAACTTACCAACACGCGTGATCCGTGGATCATCTTCAATTTTGAAGATGTGTCCCGACGCTTCATTTTTTAAGGACTGCTTAATCGCATCGGCATCCGTCACCATGGAGCGGAATTTCCAAATTCGGAATCGCTTACCACCGACGCTGCAACGCTCCTGGCTATAGAGCACAGGACCCGGATTATCCAACTGAATCGCAATTGTCAGGGGGATAAACAGCAAAGCTGTAATGACCAAACCAATCACGGCGCCAATAATATCCAAACTCCGCTTTAAGACACTGCGGGTCGAAGGATGCAATGACTCGGCCAAAAAGGCGGGCACCGACAACTCAGTTGTGGTTGCAGACTTCACCACCGGCTTCAGTAGCATCGGCGCCGGTAAGCGGGTCGAAATCGGTGTCTGGACCGAAGAATTTGCGGCCGCAGACTTCGTTGCGGGCGATTTAACTGACTGCACAGTAAACCGCTTCGCAGTTGATTTGTTGGGTGAAAGTAAAGAAGTCACAGGCGACATGGGATTCTGAGTTTTAAGCAATCTATATCGCCAATATAGGCAGGGCAACTGTGGGACAGCCATAGAATTGGCTGGGTTTTGCCTAATCTTTGAAGAAGCTAGGAGTTTTATGAAGCGGAGATATTTCGCGATCGAATGGGCCAGCATAAAAATCCGAGAACTCTTTCTCTAAAGGCATTTCACGTATATTTACGGAAGCCCCATGGTGCATCAATCAGATGCGGCAGCTTCAGACGCCACATCGGGACCAAACAAGTCGGCAATATCCGACAACACAAACTCGTTATCCGCCGGGAGGGAGGTGCTTTCAGGGGCAGCGGCGATCAATTCTAAAAGCACTAGCACTTCGCTTAAGCACTTAATTGGCTGTGCGGGCGCGCGGGCTAACTCTACTGTCCCATGCACCGATGATTCCGATATCGGGGAAAGCAAGGATGCGGGCCGATCGAGTTGACTCGGGGTCGGGCGATCTTCCGGTAGCATCCCCCCTGATGTACTTGGTAATAAGTCAGTTGTGGGACCAGAAATGCGTTCTGGTGGGGCGATCGTTGCAGCATGCAATGATTTTTGGTGGAGCTGCTGCAGTTCCTGAATCAGCGGTTGTAGCAGGGTTGATACCACCACTTCACTTTGCTGACCTAAATCTTCCAATTGGCTAAATCGCTGGGTCAACGACCGCCGGTAGGCTTCCATATCTTGATCAAAGGCTTGAAACGTAAATTGCAATGCGCCATCGACCCCTCGAAGCACCTGATCAGCACGTTGTTGAAACAATTCCAGTTGTTCTACTTGCGCAATCAGCGGCTGCATAATCTGTGCTTGCTGCTGCGATCGCTGTGACTCTAAGCGTTCCACTTCGACACGCAAGGCTTGGCGTTGTTGCAGTAATTGCTGTAGATCCGCTTGTAATGGGGCCAACAACTGCGATTGGATATCGGTAATCGGTGGCTCCGGCGGCGGCGATCCAGCCAATGCATTTGATTGCTCAAACGGCGGCACTGACGTTGTTGGCCACAAAGACAAAACGTCACGCACTCGCTGCATGAGCTGGCGCTGCCCTTGCCATTGTTGATAGAGACGCCAGGGAGTAAACGGTTGACCTAATAAGCGATCGAGCTCACCCAGTAAGTCTTGAACAATCTGAGGACGTGGATCAGACATAATTACTTCTCTGAGGGAATATCAGACAGGCGCCGAATACAGTCATTAAACCGCGTAAACCAGCCACTGAAAGACCTTTGGGAAAGTGACAATCAAGCCCTAGAAAACATTGGGCCACCGGGAATCGTGCAAAAAAAATCGGCCCCTTCATAATTTTGCCGCAGGGGGTTAGGACGCCGCTGCATTCCGGTCTAAAAAGCCTACAATGGCACAGGGTTCGAATCAAAAGTTGTTTGAAGTTTTGGCGCTGTCTTTTCAGCCAGAACAGAAGGATGAGTCGATACGCTTTTAATCCCTCTGAAGGTTTTGGCACAGCACGATCGAGCAAGTCGGATTCGTTCGATAGTTATCGGAAACAGCGTGATCTATGGAAGAGCGATCGTTAGAGCGGGTTAACCAAATGCATGATGCCGTACAAGCGGCCCCTTTCTTCAAAGGGTTGCCAGAAGCGGCGGTGGCCCAAGCAACATCACATGTTGTGATGCGCAGTCATCCAGCCGGGCAAGTGATTTTGTTAGAGAATGACTGGGGGAGCTCGGTCTATTTCATTCTGGACGGATGGGCAAAAATTCGCACCTACAACCTGGATGGGAAAGAAGTCACACTCAATATCTTGGGAAAGGGCGAAATTTTTGGCGAAATGGCACCGCTGGATGAAGTCCCTCGCTCTACCGATGTCATCACCCTGGCCCCAACGGTAATTGCGAATATGCCGGCTCAGGATTTTGTCAATTTACTAAATTCCGAACCACAGGCGGGGATTCGGCTAGCACAACTCATGGCCCGCCGACTGCGGCAGATCAATCGCCGCCTCCGGTTGCGCGAATCGGACAGCACATCCCGCGTCGTTGATGTATTGCTGTTCCTCGCCGATGGCCAGGGAATTCAAAGGGCTGAAGGACTCGATATTCCTAACTTGCCGCATCGTGAACTGAGCAGTTTGAGCGGCTTGGCCCGGGAAACTGTGACACGGGTGTTAAGTAAACTGGAACGGAAAGAACTCATCCGACGCGATCGCGAGATTCTGCGCATTCCGGATCCGCATGCACTCGAGAAGATTTTGCTATAGCCGGAATTAAATCACTCGCGCCAATTCACCGCTAAATCAACGTCAGACCCAGATCTGGTCTAGCGATAGATGCCACTTGGATACATTGTGGGCTATCACGGTAAGTAATAACTCGGTTAATTCCTGGCCATTCCTGGGCAAGCTCTGAGGCAATGATGTTGACATTTAACACGGCACTCAACGGATTAACGATTTCACTGAGGACTCTAAAGCGCCATGAAAAAGCGTACGGCGATAATTAGCTCAATTTTGATTTTGGGGACTCCCATTCCCGCTCAAGCAAAACCGGGAAATCCCACTAGCGCAGTCCCCGCTGATGTGCCAGAAGAGGTATTACAAAATCAGATCATCACTAGTGCGCGATCGCCGATCGACAACCAACCCCTAACCGCGACGGAGTACGCCGAACTGAAGACCAATATTGATCAGGCAAACCAAGTCCCCCCCAAGCTCTCCCGCAAAATTCGGAGCACTGTCGGTTTGCTCAAACTCCGAAAGTTTCTCAAAACGGTTTTACCCTTCATCCCAATTAAATAGGCATGCATCACGATTAACCCCCTACGTTACGAATACCGCAGGGGGTTAATGTTTGGGGACAAGACCACTTATGGGATCAGACTGCTCAACTCATCAGTTGTCGCATTTAAAATCCTAAGAATAGCTGCAAGAAGGTACCAGCAAGACCCACCAAGGCTTGGCCAAAGCCACCACCACCGCGCTTTTTGGGCGGCTTACGCAGTTCTGCTGCCACCTTCTTCGTCGTTTCCGCATCAGTCAGCTTCCCCTGCTTCTCAAACAGGATCGCTGCACCGTCAAGATCTTCAAGCGCCCCTTTTTCGTCACCGAGCTGAATCTTCGACATCCCACGGCCCAAAAACGCCGCCGCTAAATCCGGATTCCGCACCAACGCTTTATTAAAGTATTGCAGTGATAGCTCATAGCGTTTCTCTTTGCCCGCGGCCATCGCCCATTGATAAAACTCATCGGCGGTGCCAACATCTTTTGACAGCCCAACAGCATCTTGGATATTGGCATTGGTCAGCTTAGCATCCGTTAGATCGGCACCAGCCAAATAAGTATTGCGCAGGTCTACCCCAACTAGATTCGCACCCACCAGGTTGGCGCCGGCCAGATTCGCACCCACCAAACTCACACCGACCAAATTGGCGCCGGCCAGATTCGCACCCACCAAGTTGGCCTGACTCAGATTTGCCCCCGCTAAATTCGCATTACTTAAATCAGCCCCAGGGAGGCGTGCCAAGACCAAACCAGCACTGGTCAAATCACAGCCCGAACACTTCTTGGTTGAAAGGAGCTGCTGCACATGGGCAAGATCTTCCGCGATCGCACCAGTCGCCAATCCCAGGGT
The DNA window shown above is from Romeriopsis navalis LEGE 11480 and carries:
- the pgsA gene encoding CDP-diacylglycerol--glycerol-3-phosphate 3-phosphatidyltransferase; translated protein: MNLPTWITVSRLLAVPFLLYGLRVQTTEMRWWMLGIFLVAACTDWLDGYLARRLNQVTELGKFLDPLVDKLLVLAPLMALVEWGRVPAWGVFLILARELTIAGWRVSGQNVPGAAMWGKVKTVVQIIAISFLIAPLGEHVQSTATVLFWVAVGLTWISGLLYLLPRQQNP
- a CDS encoding sugar transferase; the protein is MSPVTSLLSPNKSTAKRFTVQSVKSPATKSAAANSSVQTPISTRLPAPMLLKPVVKSATTTELSVPAFLAESLHPSTRSVLKRSLDIIGAVIGLVITALLFIPLTIAIQLDNPGPVLYSQERCSVGGKRFRIWKFRSMVTDADAIKQSLKNEASGHIFKIEDDPRITRVGKFLRKTSLDEFPQFWNVLMGDMSLVGTRPPSLDEVAKYAPHHWQRLAVKPGITGVWQVNGRSSVKDFEDIVKMDLSYQDEWSVGYDLYLIFKTVWVVFNKDGAC
- a CDS encoding Crp/Fnr family transcriptional regulator; this translates as MEERSLERVNQMHDAVQAAPFFKGLPEAAVAQATSHVVMRSHPAGQVILLENDWGSSVYFILDGWAKIRTYNLDGKEVTLNILGKGEIFGEMAPLDEVPRSTDVITLAPTVIANMPAQDFVNLLNSEPQAGIRLAQLMARRLRQINRRLRLRESDSTSRVVDVLLFLADGQGIQRAEGLDIPNLPHRELSSLSGLARETVTRVLSKLERKELIRRDREILRIPDPHALEKILL
- a CDS encoding pentapeptide repeat-containing protein is translated as MSMLKPTVAAVALTLGLATGAIAEDLAHVQQLLSTKKCSGCDLTSAGLVLARLPGADLSNANLAGANLSQANLVGANLAGANLVGVSLVGANLAGANLVGANLVGVDLRNTYLAGADLTDAKLTNANIQDAVGLSKDVGTADEFYQWAMAAGKEKRYELSLQYFNKALVRNPDLAAAFLGRGMSKIQLGDEKGALEDLDGAAILFEKQGKLTDAETTKKVAAELRKPPKKRGGGGFGQALVGLAGTFLQLFLGF